From endosymbiont of Galathealinum brachiosum, one genomic window encodes:
- a CDS encoding peptidoglycan-binding protein produces MYLDHFGLLEAPFSIAPDPRYLYMSERHREALAHLLYGMESDGAFILLTGDVGTGKTTVSRCLLEQVPDDTNLALVLNPKLTSIELLQVICDELRISYEKDDLSVKSLVDYINRYLLGAHATGKKTVVLIEEAQNLDLDVLEQLRLLTNLETNERKLLQVILLGQPEFLDVLDRQELSQLAQRITARFHLTPLKLNEVEEYISHRLAVAGCRRPLFSHSVTKQLYHYSGGVPRLINVICDRALLGCFVQNHHQVDKTTLINSAREVLGDNKAQAIKEKITPRFYKLSLMIAAVVVAAVAINSYFDIQLKHPSIVSVKTDTRKELKAEPVTQVDEVKRVISPREIKPDVEQLNDQVMDSVAPVIKNEPVTQVSIQWPDSNHRLRSNLQSYQSLFKSWELDYNISTDATPCFYAETKGLSCLHGNADVDALRQLNRPAVLTFYNDLNQQQYITLTGLDDSSARIVMAGKVQIITLEQLGDYWKGEFSLLWRAPPGYQDLIMPGNAGKVVSWLSKRMNEINQNPEKTQHNYYDRELVEQVKAFQLRQGLKNDGVVGVKTLIQINHIVGLKAPLLGAG; encoded by the coding sequence ATGTATCTCGATCACTTTGGGCTTCTGGAAGCCCCTTTTTCTATTGCCCCTGATCCACGCTATCTCTATATGAGTGAGCGTCACCGTGAGGCGTTGGCGCATCTTTTATATGGGATGGAGTCTGACGGCGCCTTTATTCTACTCACAGGTGATGTGGGAACGGGTAAAACGACGGTGAGTCGGTGTTTGCTGGAGCAGGTGCCGGATGACACTAATCTTGCGTTGGTGCTCAATCCCAAACTAACCTCTATTGAATTGTTGCAGGTTATTTGTGATGAATTGCGTATTTCATATGAAAAAGACGATTTATCGGTTAAATCACTGGTTGATTATATTAATCGTTATTTGCTTGGTGCGCATGCAACGGGCAAAAAAACTGTTGTATTAATTGAAGAAGCCCAGAATCTGGATCTTGATGTATTAGAGCAATTACGCTTATTAACCAATCTTGAAACTAATGAGCGTAAGCTTTTGCAGGTGATTTTACTGGGTCAGCCTGAGTTCCTGGATGTGCTTGATCGTCAGGAATTATCTCAGTTGGCGCAGCGCATAACCGCGCGTTTCCATCTTACGCCTTTAAAATTAAATGAAGTTGAAGAATATATATCACACCGGCTGGCAGTAGCAGGTTGCAGGCGTCCATTGTTTTCTCATTCAGTAACTAAGCAGTTATACCATTACAGCGGTGGTGTGCCGCGCCTGATTAATGTTATCTGTGATAGGGCATTATTAGGCTGTTTTGTTCAAAATCATCATCAGGTTGATAAAACAACGTTGATTAATTCGGCCAGAGAAGTGCTGGGTGATAATAAAGCACAGGCAATTAAGGAAAAGATAACGCCTCGATTTTATAAATTATCTTTAATGATTGCAGCGGTCGTTGTTGCAGCTGTTGCAATTAATTCATATTTTGATATTCAGCTAAAACATCCATCTATAGTTAGTGTAAAAACAGATACTCGAAAAGAACTGAAAGCAGAGCCAGTAACTCAGGTGGATGAAGTTAAGAGAGTAATTTCTCCTCGCGAAATTAAGCCGGATGTCGAGCAACTGAATGATCAGGTTATGGATAGTGTGGCACCTGTTATTAAGAATGAGCCCGTTACTCAGGTTTCAATTCAGTGGCCTGATAGTAATCATCGATTGCGCAGTAACTTACAGTCATATCAGTCTTTATTTAAAAGCTGGGAATTAGATTACAATATATCAACCGATGCGACACCGTGCTTTTATGCGGAAACAAAGGGTTTATCCTGTTTGCATGGGAACGCGGATGTAGACGCGTTAAGGCAGTTAAATCGTCCAGCCGTTTTGACTTTTTATAATGATTTAAATCAGCAGCAATACATAACATTAACAGGTCTGGATGATTCGTCTGCAAGAATAGTGATGGCCGGTAAAGTGCAAATTATTACACTGGAGCAGTTAGGTGATTACTGGAAGGGTGAATTCTCATTATTGTGGCGCGCACCTCCCGGTTATCAGGATTTAATCATGCCGGGAAATGCGGGAAAAGTCGTTTCATGGTTAAGTAAGAGAATGAATGAAATTAATCAGAATCCTGAAAAAACTCAGCATAATTATTATGACAGGGAGTTAGTTGAACAGGTCAAAGCATTTCAGTTACGCCAGGGTCTTAAGAATGATGGTGTAGTAGGTGTAAAAACGCTGATTCAGATTAATCATATCGTTGGTTTAAAAGCGCCGCTACTGGGGGCAGGTTAA
- the pdsS gene encoding proteobacterial dedicated sortase system histidine kinase, with product MIALVLLKLFMVWVIAGLKIRITIRSKLLIISAVLFVVPWIGVQYIQDMENFLRINQEENLLGKAQIVAAVLQGQSEIFKSRENSAINGGDSKNSVNNSSHVYVRPIKRAIQLDGYMDDWLDYDGKSKLIKSENPLSFQYKYYLASYKKYLYMVLEVKDDQLVYRKANSLSLDKNDHVIIKLRNKEGEFKTYFIATESPGWINAHRMERYQSDEWVSKAPELRIKGEWQETPDGYNVEIRVPLSLIGDGFSFFVADVDDERNRGLVEVLGESKITEALGSIIIPSPKIEEMLKRIVRPASRTWVIDQKYRVLAVAGNIRENGVSKNEIAEKEEGVLSKVVSVIYGLLLKQPAHNFKDELSSVSYLRGSVVQSALEGEPSTSWRDTPDKQVRIITASYPVVVNGEPIGAIAIEETSNAILILQNRAMEILINLSVLTFLITVIVLLSYATRLSVRIRRLRDETEQAITTEGRIEKTFKITKSTDEIGDLSRSFSGMLSRLAEYNRYLETMAGKLSHELRTPITVVRSSLENLQMTESDEARSVYIQRASEGMGRLSDILTRMSEATRLEQTLQSETMQDVDLCELTESCVAGYRMAYPDVDFVMESDSIQQCYISGVPELLAQMLDKLVSNAVDFHIESTPVTLKVNMYKNRIQLSVVNKGENLPDSMRENLFESMVSVRSKRGDRPHLGLGLYIVRMIVEFHRGSVQAVNLEGESGVMVLLDFPLR from the coding sequence ATGATAGCTTTAGTTCTATTGAAACTGTTTATGGTATGGGTTATCGCTGGCTTGAAAATTAGAATAACTATTAGAAGTAAATTATTAATTATCTCTGCAGTGTTATTTGTCGTGCCATGGATAGGTGTTCAATATATTCAGGATATGGAAAATTTCTTACGGATTAACCAGGAAGAAAACTTATTAGGTAAAGCACAGATTGTTGCAGCTGTATTGCAGGGGCAGTCAGAGATATTCAAGTCTCGAGAAAATTCAGCTATAAATGGTGGAGACTCTAAAAACAGTGTTAATAACTCATCTCATGTATATGTTCGGCCAATAAAAAGAGCTATCCAGCTTGATGGTTATATGGATGACTGGCTTGATTATGATGGCAAGTCAAAATTAATAAAATCTGAGAATCCTTTGTCATTTCAATATAAGTATTATTTAGCCAGTTACAAAAAATATTTGTATATGGTGTTAGAAGTGAAAGATGATCAGCTGGTTTACAGAAAAGCCAATAGTTTAAGTCTGGATAAAAATGATCACGTAATTATAAAATTGCGAAATAAGGAAGGCGAGTTCAAAACCTATTTTATTGCGACGGAATCACCCGGCTGGATTAATGCACATAGAATGGAGCGATATCAATCTGATGAATGGGTGAGTAAAGCACCAGAATTACGAATTAAGGGAGAATGGCAGGAAACACCCGATGGTTATAATGTTGAAATAAGAGTGCCACTTTCGTTAATAGGTGACGGTTTTTCCTTTTTTGTTGCAGATGTTGATGATGAGAGGAATCGAGGTCTGGTTGAGGTTCTAGGTGAAAGTAAGATTACTGAGGCTCTGGGCTCAATAATTATACCGTCTCCAAAAATAGAGGAAATGTTAAAACGGATAGTAAGGCCTGCTTCGCGTACCTGGGTTATTGATCAGAAATACAGGGTACTAGCTGTTGCAGGGAATATTAGAGAAAATGGTGTATCTAAAAACGAGATAGCTGAAAAAGAGGAAGGGGTACTCAGTAAAGTTGTTAGTGTGATTTATGGTTTATTGCTTAAACAGCCAGCTCATAATTTTAAAGATGAATTATCGAGCGTCTCTTATTTACGGGGTTCAGTCGTTCAGTCGGCATTAGAGGGAGAACCGTCAACAAGTTGGCGTGATACGCCAGATAAGCAGGTAAGGATAATAACAGCAAGTTATCCTGTGGTTGTAAATGGTGAGCCAATAGGTGCGATAGCGATAGAGGAAACCAGTAATGCTATTTTAATTTTACAAAATAGAGCCATGGAAATTTTAATTAATTTAAGTGTGCTTACCTTTCTTATAACCGTTATTGTTTTATTGAGTTATGCAACCCGATTATCGGTACGAATCAGGCGATTAAGGGATGAGACAGAACAGGCAATAACAACTGAAGGCCGTATCGAGAAAACTTTTAAAATAACTAAATCAACAGATGAAATTGGCGATTTGAGTAGAAGTTTTTCAGGTATGTTGTCCCGTCTTGCTGAATATAATCGTTACCTTGAAACGATGGCAGGTAAGTTATCTCATGAACTACGTACGCCAATAACTGTTGTACGCTCATCACTTGAAAATTTACAAATGACAGAATCTGATGAGGCGAGGAGTGTATATATACAAAGAGCCAGTGAAGGCATGGGCCGATTGAGTGATATTTTAACAAGAATGAGTGAGGCGACAAGACTTGAGCAGACGTTACAATCTGAAACTATGCAGGATGTTGATTTATGTGAATTAACTGAAAGTTGTGTTGCCGGTTACCGTATGGCGTATCCTGATGTGGATTTTGTGATGGAGAGTGATTCGATACAGCAATGTTATATTTCAGGTGTTCCTGAGTTGCTGGCGCAGATGTTAGATAAGCTGGTATCTAATGCGGTGGATTTTCATATTGAGTCAACGCCTGTCACTTTGAAAGTAAACATGTATAAAAACAGAATACAATTAAGTGTGGTTAATAAGGGAGAAAACTTACCTGATTCTATGCGTGAAAATTTATTTGAATCGATGGTTTCAGTCAGGAGTAAAAGAGGAGACAGGCCTCATCTTGGATTGGGGTTGTATATTGTTCGGATGATTGTTGAGTTTCATCGTGGGAGTGTGCAGGCGGTGAATCTTGAGGGTGAGTCTGGTGTTATGGTCTTATTGGATTTTCCTTTGAGGTAG
- the pdsR gene encoding proteobacterial dedicated sortase system response regulator, whose product MSQHIAIVEDEPSIRENYADAFKQMGYEVSMYGGREEAINAFSSRLPDLALLDIGLEDDAEGGFEVCRVLRNKSETVPIIFLTARDSDLDIISGLRLGADDYLTKDISLPNLCARVAALFRRMNAITATPSAEDVLKRGALHIDMNRFTVDWNQQRVDLTLTELWVVHTLAQHPGHVKNRDQLMEDARIVVDDATITSHIKRIRNKFIKVDDSFSSIETVYGMGYRWLEN is encoded by the coding sequence ATGTCACAGCATATAGCGATAGTAGAGGATGAACCTTCAATAAGGGAAAATTATGCCGATGCGTTTAAGCAAATGGGATATGAGGTTTCAATGTATGGGGGCAGGGAAGAAGCGATCAATGCATTTAGTAGTAGATTGCCCGATTTAGCGCTATTAGATATTGGTCTTGAGGATGATGCAGAAGGCGGGTTTGAGGTGTGTAGAGTTTTACGTAACAAATCTGAAACCGTACCCATTATTTTTTTAACTGCTCGTGACAGTGATCTGGATATTATTTCAGGCCTGAGGTTGGGGGCTGATGATTATCTAACTAAAGATATAAGTTTACCTAATCTTTGTGCAAGAGTTGCTGCGCTGTTTAGGCGAATGAATGCAATCACTGCAACACCTTCAGCTGAAGATGTGTTGAAGCGTGGAGCTCTGCATATAGATATGAATAGATTCACAGTAGACTGGAATCAGCAAAGAGTCGATTTAACATTAACTGAATTGTGGGTGGTGCATACGTTAGCACAACATCCAGGGCATGTGAAAAATAGAGATCAGTTAATGGAAGATGCACGTATTGTTGTTGATGATGCGACAATAACATCGCATATAAAACGCATCAGAAATAAATTTATAAAAGTGGATGATAGCTTTAGTTCTATTGAAACTGTTTATGGTATGGGTTATCGCTGGCTTGAAAATTAG
- a CDS encoding nucleoside triphosphate pyrophosphohydrolase → MKKLLDIMAALRNPETGCPWDIKQTFKTVVPYTLEEAYEVADAIENGDMDELKSELGDLLFQVVFYAQMAKEQGDFDFNDVVDAVSDKLINRHPHVFAGVECKDEKILHEAWEKSKANERDTQSSENKASILDGVARALPALKRAQKLQKRAAREGFDWPDIEPVLAKIEEEVGELRSAIKEDSTEAVFEESGDVLFSCVNLLRHLNVDAEESLRGCNQKFEKRFGYIERSLIQQDRSFQECSLDELEGLWQKAKNEA, encoded by the coding sequence ATGAAAAAACTTCTTGATATTATGGCGGCATTAAGGAATCCGGAAACAGGCTGCCCGTGGGATATAAAGCAGACTTTTAAAACAGTTGTTCCTTACACTTTAGAAGAGGCCTATGAGGTGGCTGATGCCATTGAAAATGGTGATATGGATGAGCTTAAATCAGAACTTGGTGATTTGCTGTTTCAGGTTGTATTTTATGCGCAGATGGCTAAAGAGCAGGGCGATTTTGATTTTAATGATGTAGTTGATGCGGTAAGTGATAAGTTAATTAACAGACACCCTCATGTTTTTGCGGGTGTTGAATGTAAAGATGAGAAAATTTTACATGAGGCCTGGGAGAAATCTAAGGCGAATGAAAGAGATACTCAGTCATCTGAAAATAAAGCATCTATTCTTGATGGAGTTGCCAGAGCACTACCGGCTTTAAAGAGAGCGCAAAAATTACAGAAACGCGCAGCAAGGGAAGGTTTTGACTGGCCGGATATAGAGCCGGTTTTAGCTAAAATAGAAGAAGAAGTAGGTGAGTTACGCAGTGCGATTAAGGAAGACTCAACAGAAGCTGTTTTTGAAGAGTCAGGGGATGTTTTATTTAGTTGCGTGAACCTGTTAAGGCATTTAAATGTAGATGCAGAGGAGTCTTTAAGAGGCTGCAATCAAAAATTTGAAAAACGTTTTGGTTATATTGAAAGGTCGTTGATTCAGCAGGATAGATCCTTTCAGGAATGCTCACTTGATGAGCTGGAAGGTTTGTGGCAGAAAGCTAAAAACGAAGCTTGA
- a CDS encoding two-component system response regulator, translating into MAKILVVDDSQTQVQAIIKILNKNGHETITAEDGDSAVAVARDELPDLILMDVVMPGLNGFQATRHITKTEGTQHIPVIMLSSKDQETDKVWAERQGASGYIIKPASEDELMSAINKLL; encoded by the coding sequence ATGGCAAAAATATTGGTTGTAGATGATTCACAAACGCAGGTTCAGGCAATTATTAAAATTTTAAATAAAAATGGCCATGAAACCATTACAGCTGAAGATGGTGATTCGGCTGTGGCAGTTGCACGTGATGAACTACCAGATTTAATTTTAATGGATGTGGTTATGCCTGGTCTTAACGGTTTTCAGGCTACACGCCATATTACAAAAACGGAAGGAACGCAGCATATACCGGTTATTATGCTGAGTAGTAAAGATCAGGAAACGGATAAAGTATGGGCTGAAAGACAGGGTGCAAGTGGTTATATTATTAAACCTGCTTCAGAAGATGAATTAATGTCAGCTATTAATAAACTTTTATAG
- a CDS encoding membrane-bound lytic murein transglycosylase MltF, with translation MTIISRLFLPLFFFITTLLTSCSDETTDITTNTLPAIESYTETGDLSAIKEHGQLRILVMPMDERWLPRKGSSFSSEQEMAIKLAEQLGLEPVFVHVEKFENLIPELKKGHGDLIAANLTITSSRKEQVNFTVPLEHSIERIVSRIDDKKTGTLKSLNGRTIAYREKSSYQETVEKLQEKQPLIKSKILPGHLSTDQIIDQLVSKQIDLAVMDSNILGILAGYRDDFKVSLALSEDRALAWAIRKDNLELLKAINQFLTHQQLTTRHESIFTDDFDGIKKRKTLRVITRNNAASYFLWRGELLGFEYELVKNFAKQHKLRLEIISAPSHEAQIPMLLEGKGDIIASFLTVTDIRKKRGIAFSRAHHKTSEIIVSRLNDNTIESVDDLAGRSIYVRKSSAYWETLQALQNTGLKFNLLSAPETMETEEIIAQVASGEFDLTLADNHLVDIELTWRDDIQAALVLGDVRNNAWAMRDNNPKLITAVDQYIKKQYKSLFYNITYDKYFKNKHKIKKYRSQRIDLNPDGTLSPYDSLIKKYAQKHDFDWRMIIAQMYQESRFNPKAKSWAGARGLMQVMPRTAKEMGISNLKDPELGIKAGVQYLNWVRDRFEEELNVKDRMWFTLAAYNAGQGHVKDARRLARQQGLNPNKWFDNVEKAMLLLSKKKYYKKSRHGYVRGREPVAYVREIRNRYQAYITLIANET, from the coding sequence ATGACTATCATTTCTCGTTTATTCCTTCCCCTGTTTTTCTTTATCACTACTCTACTTACCAGCTGTTCTGATGAAACGACTGATATCACAACAAACACCCTGCCTGCGATAGAAAGCTATACGGAAACCGGTGACCTTTCCGCCATTAAAGAACATGGCCAGTTACGTATTTTAGTCATGCCGATGGATGAGAGGTGGTTACCCCGTAAAGGCAGCTCTTTTAGCAGTGAACAGGAAATGGCGATAAAACTGGCTGAACAATTAGGGCTGGAGCCTGTATTCGTACATGTTGAAAAGTTTGAAAATTTAATTCCAGAATTAAAAAAAGGGCACGGTGATTTGATTGCCGCCAACTTGACCATTACATCATCTCGTAAAGAGCAGGTTAACTTCACCGTGCCACTCGAGCACAGTATTGAACGCATTGTAAGCCGAATTGATGATAAAAAAACAGGCACTCTCAAAAGCCTCAATGGCAGAACCATCGCTTATCGTGAAAAATCCTCATATCAGGAGACAGTTGAAAAACTTCAGGAAAAACAGCCGCTTATTAAAAGCAAAATTCTTCCCGGACACCTCTCTACCGATCAAATTATTGATCAGCTTGTCAGCAAACAAATAGATCTGGCTGTTATGGACAGTAATATACTGGGTATTCTGGCAGGCTACCGGGACGACTTTAAAGTCAGCCTTGCATTAAGTGAAGACAGGGCTCTGGCCTGGGCAATACGAAAAGACAACCTCGAATTGCTTAAAGCCATTAACCAGTTTCTAACTCATCAGCAATTAACAACAAGACATGAAAGCATTTTTACAGATGATTTTGATGGAATAAAAAAACGTAAAACACTGCGTGTTATTACCCGGAATAACGCCGCATCCTATTTTCTCTGGCGCGGTGAATTACTGGGTTTTGAATATGAGCTTGTTAAAAACTTTGCCAAACAACACAAATTACGCTTAGAGATAATCAGTGCTCCTAGTCATGAAGCTCAAATCCCCATGCTACTGGAGGGCAAGGGCGATATTATTGCAAGCTTCCTAACCGTTACAGATATACGTAAAAAGCGTGGTATAGCTTTCAGCAGAGCACACCACAAAACATCTGAAATTATTGTCAGCCGTTTAAATGACAATACGATTGAATCAGTTGACGATCTGGCAGGGCGCAGTATTTATGTACGGAAATCCAGCGCTTATTGGGAAACACTTCAGGCATTACAAAATACAGGTTTGAAATTTAATTTACTCAGCGCACCAGAAACAATGGAAACAGAAGAAATTATCGCTCAGGTCGCAAGTGGAGAATTTGATCTTACACTTGCTGATAATCACCTGGTAGATATTGAACTTACCTGGCGAGATGACATTCAGGCGGCTCTTGTTCTAGGCGATGTTCGTAACAATGCCTGGGCTATGCGCGACAATAATCCAAAATTAATTACTGCTGTCGATCAGTATATTAAAAAACAATACAAATCACTTTTTTACAATATAACGTATGACAAATATTTTAAAAATAAACATAAAATAAAAAAATATCGTTCTCAACGCATAGATTTAAACCCTGACGGCACCCTTTCACCCTATGACAGTCTGATAAAAAAATATGCACAAAAGCATGATTTTGACTGGCGTATGATTATTGCACAAATGTATCAGGAAAGCCGGTTTAACCCTAAAGCAAAGTCCTGGGCAGGTGCCCGGGGACTAATGCAGGTAATGCCCAGGACAGCAAAAGAAATGGGCATAAGCAACCTTAAAGACCCCGAACTCGGTATTAAAGCAGGTGTACAGTACCTGAACTGGGTTAGAGACAGGTTTGAAGAAGAGCTTAATGTTAAGGACCGAATGTGGTTTACACTAGCTGCCTATAACGCAGGTCAGGGGCACGTAAAAGATGCACGTCGCCTTGCCAGACAACAAGGGTTAAATCCGAACAAATGGTTTGATAATGTAGAAAAAGCAATGCTGCTTTTATCAAAGAAAAAATACTACAAAAAATCACGCCATGGTTATGTTCGGGGCAGAGAGCCCGTTGCTTACGTGAGAGAAATTCGTAATCGCTATCAGGCTTATATAACGCTGATAGCAAACGAGACTTGA
- a CDS encoding marine proteobacterial sortase target protein, with protein sequence MLTINKHFFKRRPRREYLDDKYKPKKSGLAIWFQRLIMTVLLLALALFLLLLTNQVYANNATSELPQITLDKISEGSLVVKSANGNLYHQMPLLRTVVDMHVSGMISRNHVKQYFKNPNDSWIEAIYVFPLPENSAVDHMRMRIGNRIIEGEIKEKQEAKRLYKKAQKEGKKTALIEQQRPNLFTNQVANIGPGETIVIEIEYQQTLHYDQGNFSLRFPMAITPRYIPGKAINETIPLAESGWAHNTLQVPDASSITPFINNNKQKINPVSIKIDLKPGFPLENLFSRYHTINKHQTNDIIHISLTEGDTYSDRDFELVWTPESNHTPKAAVFNEKIKNNNFQMVMLVPPGGDKFSGQPLARDVTYIIDTSGSMYGVSMDQAKQSLLIALDRLRLHDKFNIIQFNSVTDQLFSNSKMASFQNILSAKNYVNNLHADGGTEMAPALKLALKNNHEKNYVHQVIFLTDGSVENETALFDIIHKSLGNSRLFTIGIGSAPNSYFMRKAAKFGRGSFTYISNVNEVHEKMSSLFAKLESPVMTDIQIHTEDNITTEVWPNRIPDLYHGEPVVLAIRSDKPLNEIIVSGTRALSPWSAKLQLNNSKPSNGIGAFWARNKISALSDSLHEGADKERVRSEIINIALTHHLVSKHTSLIAVDKTPARPNHSKFNTHQIPVNLPHGQSTKQSFGRLAQTATSAELNLLFGITLLMLALALTILLRSTENTLSGSSEKKVV encoded by the coding sequence ATGTTAACAATTAATAAACATTTTTTTAAACGTCGTCCCCGTCGCGAGTATCTGGATGATAAATACAAGCCTAAAAAATCAGGGTTAGCGATATGGTTCCAACGTTTAATCATGACTGTGCTTTTGCTGGCTTTAGCTCTTTTTCTATTGTTACTGACTAATCAGGTTTACGCAAATAACGCAACCTCCGAACTACCTCAAATCACTCTCGACAAAATAAGTGAAGGCAGTCTTGTAGTGAAATCAGCTAATGGAAACCTTTATCACCAAATGCCTTTATTACGTACGGTTGTTGATATGCACGTATCCGGAATGATATCTCGCAACCATGTAAAGCAATATTTCAAAAACCCGAATGATAGCTGGATTGAAGCTATTTATGTTTTCCCTTTGCCTGAAAATTCTGCTGTTGATCATATGAGAATGCGTATTGGTAATCGCATAATTGAGGGAGAGATCAAAGAAAAGCAGGAGGCAAAACGCCTGTATAAAAAGGCACAAAAAGAAGGCAAAAAAACAGCTCTAATTGAACAACAGCGTCCAAATTTATTCACTAATCAAGTTGCCAATATTGGCCCTGGTGAAACCATTGTTATTGAAATTGAATACCAGCAAACACTTCATTATGATCAGGGAAATTTCAGCCTGCGCTTCCCGATGGCAATTACACCTCGATATATTCCCGGTAAAGCGATCAATGAAACAATACCTCTCGCCGAATCTGGCTGGGCACACAATACACTACAAGTGCCGGATGCTTCGAGCATTACTCCTTTCATCAATAACAATAAACAAAAAATAAACCCTGTTTCTATTAAAATTGATTTAAAGCCTGGATTTCCTTTAGAAAATTTATTTAGCCGTTATCACACTATCAACAAACATCAGACAAACGACATAATTCATATCTCACTTACAGAGGGAGACACATATTCGGATCGAGACTTTGAACTGGTATGGACACCAGAATCTAACCATACCCCAAAAGCGGCTGTATTTAATGAAAAGATAAAAAACAATAATTTTCAAATGGTAATGCTAGTACCACCAGGGGGAGATAAGTTTAGCGGACAACCACTAGCGAGAGATGTTACTTATATTATTGACACTTCAGGTTCCATGTATGGTGTTTCTATGGACCAGGCTAAACAATCACTCCTGATAGCTTTAGACAGATTACGTTTACATGACAAATTCAACATTATCCAGTTCAACTCAGTAACTGATCAGCTTTTCTCTAATTCGAAGATGGCCAGCTTCCAGAATATTTTATCAGCCAAAAATTATGTAAATAACCTTCATGCAGATGGTGGCACTGAAATGGCTCCAGCATTAAAACTGGCCTTAAAAAACAATCATGAAAAAAATTATGTTCATCAGGTTATTTTCCTTACCGATGGTAGTGTTGAAAATGAGACAGCACTATTCGACATCATCCACAAAAGCCTCGGAAATAGTCGTTTATTTACAATTGGTATCGGCTCTGCGCCCAACAGCTATTTCATGCGTAAAGCAGCAAAGTTTGGTCGTGGTAGTTTCACTTACATAAGCAATGTAAATGAGGTGCATGAAAAAATGTCATCCTTATTCGCTAAACTTGAAAGTCCGGTTATGACAGATATTCAAATACATACCGAAGACAATATAACAACTGAAGTATGGCCAAATCGTATACCAGACTTATACCATGGTGAACCTGTTGTCCTCGCGATAAGATCAGACAAACCATTAAATGAAATAATAGTTAGTGGTACACGCGCACTTTCACCCTGGTCTGCAAAATTACAGTTGAACAACAGCAAACCGAGCAATGGGATAGGCGCTTTCTGGGCACGCAATAAAATTAGTGCTTTATCTGACAGCCTTCACGAAGGTGCTGACAAAGAACGGGTGCGTTCTGAAATTATCAATATTGCACTCACACACCATTTAGTTAGTAAACACACCAGTCTTATTGCTGTTGATAAAACACCCGCACGACCGAATCATTCAAAATTCAATACACATCAAATTCCAGTTAATCTCCCACACGGTCAAAGCACTAAACAGAGTTTCGGTCGTTTAGCGCAAACGGCAACATCAGCCGAATTAAATTTACTATTCGGAATAACTTTATTAATGCTTGCATTGGCACTCACTATTTTATTACGCAGCACTGAAAACACCCTTTCAGGCTCGTCAGAAAAAAAGGTGGTGTAA